One Rhizoctonia solani chromosome 1, complete sequence DNA window includes the following coding sequences:
- a CDS encoding Serine/threonine-protein kinase — protein sequence MFRPTQSSLLDQKMAGGRRTTRDGLVSPPDTESISSNLGSYATPQRRPSQPENLLPTIPATPDMHESAGARFRRFAGIPSSQSGSREFRGASRPQTRWLVVLLPPDNLIKELSVGHRSPGKLSSGLLVPLFPTLFAQLTAIAKEFSLPSTTGLCLYLHLPDAPETPRITDDVWPLLWARHLHTDDASLPLGLPVAGRVQFDIDIPSARWYPMWFTHVSRKELVPDLARTIPASPRSPRSPRGVTSTPTDAARVQKVPRPLALVPRQESAPQVQIDSGPSPVPSPSKVEAVPVANKETVEKVRRWSALVTPEPAALQQNPPTEEPASLPNEDSNVLPTGSIVVEEAETVLEPLNLEDFQWSITSAGPPSPVSSCATTASSRVPSIHLLERVEGSVILTPTTATSWGPRYDSDAEIELEPGVEWNVRSPDLGERAEGSVLLTPSTATSWGPLSYPPTPAQWAAMHELVRSPDLGERAEGSVLLTPSTATTWGAPSSYPPTPSEWRALTEHIVRTPDLARRAEGSVLLTPSTATTWGPPSTYPETPEIARPREWVPSPGLGDRELLTPGQVGRLSTMNWGTTVETEEEAYARMGLSWPDGTVLSGIQEEADEESEGEREDEHDNGSEDEDENENGDGYEQTESLEDVQIASVQRAVRSVRDSVLVQITQEVHYDDTPSVAGSNDDVESLYDGHTFGQEDEPERAFEFELELESPQLAIVAEEHHDAIMVESSQVQEVHASHGLIVEDYDFRADTTHDQVEINFNEGLEFVSEGVSVSLDGPASGVSMVGDVFEYAFPDSRAEPAFPISVSTSEFPLSPAIDLDSPMLPPFTSETREETITITTTTIEVNAITTVSTPRLLFRPKATAHIRTSSYIPPCTLTSIYILVPLRPSSHARRWVYPPNPNIQLHLRSPIAQLTLPALPLRVANQASASMCPQAARVRVPSSLSTQPTSGPWTGRGRYLPYRRSRAVGSLGSVREVLAEEAVVFEEDGDVKDELSVPSQNSRPQPLSTAYPYRYPENLEQLYPPKDATLYPTSLGCIYPALKKKARATSSITAHSVGTKASTLNNSPATYSTQPYPIFDLYPAVYPHNLRNIYPALPQASLVPKVQASTVKASTVPPITLVTPRIVSSVQSAPAHQAEDVTMSRGYPFIEIYPAVYPYNLTGLYPPILKEVTALESIPVQVEQAQTLAAPRAIGFASSAPTSSRDGYPLNLENIYPAIPGRSEPSLSTPSTTLPLAAPTPEIEARATESLWLARTYPNLELYRPVYPYNLIIYPPIGIIHEPEATRVVQNEVAGDSPVSDENLDIGNDDNKVLPKKTRKTHAQLCTEVWRKTHAQLVAEVTALRPRKSHAELEAEVFPGGLPEAKFVPQAEPSTPTLSVTEIHSEESKPVAKPVLEQLVPVSAPAPVPKSAPAPAPAVAALRRQRSGTIMRSSPTESLPSPSPSQDAGVDLGRSRSMVEVRTKMLERAPARSQTGGPQESPARTLVRQKSASFERAKSLFHTPEETKPEGSQTPSVRSVPMRRVTKLDMSKFGFA from the exons ATGTTTCGCCCTACTCAATCCTCGCTCCTTGACCAGAAGATGGCTGGTGGCCGGAGGACTACTCGGGACGGCCTTGTCTCGCCACCGGATACCGAGTCAATTTCTTCCAATCTCGGCTCCTATGCAACGCCCCAACGGCGGCCCTCTCAGCCAGAAAACCTTCTTCCAACCATACCAGCAACTCCAGATATGCATGAGTCTGCCGGTGCCCGTTTTCGTCGATTTGCAGGAATTCCGTCATCTCAGTCTGGATCTCGCGAGTTCCGTGGTGCATCCAGACCACAGACTCGCTGGTTGGTCGTTCTACTGCCTCCAGATAATTTGATCAAGGAGCTTTCAGTTGGTCATCGCTCTCCTGGGAAACTCTCGAGCGGCCTGCTCGTGCCCCTCTTTCCAACT CTCTTTGCGCAACTCACGGCTATTGCCAAGGAGTTTAGTCTTCCTAGCACCACTGGACTGTGCCTCTATCTTCACCTCCCGGATGCACCTGAAACACCCCGGATTACGGACGATGTGTGGCCCTTGCTATGGGCCCGGCACCTCCACACCGACGACGCATCGCTCCCTCTCGGTCTACCTGTCGCCGGTCGCGTTCAATTTGACATTGACATTCCGAGCGCACGTTGGTACCCTATGTGGTTCACCCACGTCTCGCGAAAGGAACTCGTCCCTGACCTCGCTCGTACCATTCCTGCGAGCCCTAGGAGTCCCAGAAGTCCCAGGGGTGTTACCTCTACTCCAACGGATGCAGCCCGAGTTCAGAAGGTTCCACGTCCGCTTGCGTTGGTTCCTCGCCAGGAATCTGCGcctcaagttcaaattgaTTCAGGTCCTTCCCCGGTGCCCAGCCCATCAAAGGTGGAAGCTGTTCCAGTAGCCAACAAGGAGACGGTTGAGAAAGTCAGGCGCTGGAGTGCACTCGTTACTCCCGAACCAGCAGCGCTTCAGCAAAACCCCCCTACTGAGGAGCCAGCCTCTCTTCCAAACGAGGATTCAAACGTGCTTCCAACGGGGTCCATAGTCGTCGAGGAGGCTGAAACAGTACTGGAGCCGCTTAACTTGGAAGACTTCCAATGGTCCATTACATCAGCGGGTCCGCCATCCCCCGTCTCATCTTGCGCCACCACAGCTTCATCGCGTGTTCCTTCTATTCATCTCCTTGAGCGAGTCGAAGGCTCGGTCATCCTTACGCCTACGACCGCTACATCTTGGGGACCTCGCTATGACTCTGACGCTGAAATAGAGCTTGAACCTGGTGTGGAGTGGAATGTACGTAGCCCAGATCTGGGCGAGCGCGCCGAGGGCTCAGTGCTCCTTACTCCATCGACGGCTACTTCGTGGGGTCCTCTCTCATACCCACCTACCCCTGCTCAGTGGGCTGCCATGCATGAACTCGTTCGTTCTCCCGACCTAGGGGAGCGTGCTGAAGGAAGCGTACTCCTCACACCTTCAACCGCAACGACCTGGGGCGCACCATCCAGCTACCCGCCTACTCCGTCTGAATGGCGCGCACTGACAGAACACATTGTTCGCACTCCAGACTTGGCACGACGTGCCGAAGGTTCTGTACTCCTCACTCCGTCCACTGCAACAACTTGGGGCCCACCATCAACTTACCCCGAAACTCCTGAAATTGCGCGACCGAGGGAGTGGGTGCCCAGTCCCGGGTTGGGCGATAGGGAACTCCTTACCCCTGGCCAAGTTGGCAGGTTAAGCACGATGAATTGGGGTACTACGGTCGAAACCGAAGAAGAGGCCTATGCTAGAATGGGACTTAGTTGGCCCGACGGCACTGTACTGTCCGGAATACAGGAGGAAGCAGACGAAGAATCTGAAGGTGAACGCGAGGACGAACATGACAATGGgagcgaggacgaggacgagaaTGAGAATGGGGATGGCTACGAGCAAACAGAGTCACTCGAAGATGTACAAATCGCTTCCGTTCAACGTGCGGTACGATCCGTTCGCGATTCGGTCCTGGTCCAAATCACGCAAGAAGTGCATTACGACGATACCCCATCGGTTGCTGGATCCAATGATGATGTCGAATCTCTGTATGATGGCCATACCTTTGGTCAGGAGGACGAACCTGAACGTGCGTTCGAGTTCGAGCTTGAGCTTGAATCACCCCAGCTCGCCATAGTTGCGGAAGAGCACCACGATGCGATCATGGTAGAATCTAGCCAGGTTCAAGAGGTACATGCAAGCCATGGACTAATTGTGGAAGATTATGATTTCCGAGCAGACACAACGCACGATCAAGTGGAGATCAATTTCAATGAAGGACTTGAGTTCGTCTCGGAGGGCGTGAGCGTTTCGTTGGATGGTCCTGCCAGTGGCGTATCCATGGTGGGTGACGTGTTCGAGTACGCATTCCCCGACTCTAGGGCCGAACCGGCTTTCCCTATCTCTGTGTCTACGTCGGAGTTCCCACTAAGCCCTGCCATTGACTTGGACTCCCCAATGCTGCCCCCATTCACTTCAGAAACGCGGGAGGAAACCATTACCATTACGACTACCACAATTGAGGTCAATGCTATTACGACGGTTTCCACACCCAGGCTCCTGTTCCGACCCAAAGCTACGGCGCATATCCGTACCTCGTCATATATCCCACCGTGTACCCTTACCTCGATTTATATCCTAGTGCCCCTGCGGCCAAGCTCTCACGCCCGGCGTTGGGTTTATCCACCCAACCCCAACATACAGCTTCACCTTCGGTCGCCAATAGCCCAGTTGACTCTGCCCGCTCTCCCGCTTCGAGTCGCAAATCAAGCCTCAGCATCCATGTGCCCACAAGCCGCTCGCGTTCGCGTTCCATCGTCGCTGTCAACCCAGCCGACAAGCGGTCCGTGGACTGGTCGAGGTCGTTACCTCCCGTACCGCCGGTCCCGCGC TGTAGGCAGTTTGGGAAGCGTTCGAGAAGTTCTTGCAGAGGAAGCCGTTGTATTCGAAGAGGATGGAGATGTTAAGGACGAACTTT CGGTGCCAAGCCAGAATTCTCGACCGCAGCCATTATCCACTGCGTACCCTT ACCGGTATCCAGAGAATTTAGAACAATTGTACCCTCCGAAAGATGCGACCCTATACCCGACTAGTCTCGGGTGTATCTATCCCGCCCTCAAAAAGAAGGCCCGAGCGACTTCCTCCATCACTGCTCACTCGGTCGGCACGAAGGCATCAACGCTGAATAATTCGCCGGCGACTTATTCGACTCAGCCTTACCCAATCTTTGACCTTTACCCTGCAGTTTACCCGCACAACTTGAGGAACATTTACCCCGCTCTTCCTCAGGCTTCGTTGGTACCTAAAGTACAGGCATCTACAGTAAAGGCGTCTACGGTACCACCCATTACCCTCGTAACCCCAAGAATCGTTTCCTCAGTCCAGTCCGCGCCCGCACACCAAGCCGAAGATGTTACAATGTCGAGAGGGTACCCGTTCATTGAGATCTACCCAGCGGTCTATCCGTACAATTTGACAGGCCTTTACCCTCCGATCCTAAAGGAGGTCACGGCTCTCGAATCTATCCCTGTTCAGGTTGAACAAGCCCAGACCCTCGCCGCTCCTCGTGCAATCGGCTTTGCATCATCAGCCCCGACATCGTCTCGTGATGGATACCCTCTCAATCTTGAAAACATTTATCCCGCTATTCCCGGTCGTTCCGAGCCCAGTTTGTCTACTCCAAGTACTACCTTGCCGCTTGCTGCTCCTACCCCAGAGATCGAGGCACGAGCAACTGAAAGCCTTTGGCTTGCTCGGACGTACCCGAACTTGGAACTATACCGCCCGGTATACCCATACAACTTGATCATCTATCCCCCAATCGGGATCATACATGAACCCGAAGCAACACGAGTTGTACAAAATGAAGTAGCCGGGGACTCTCCAGTGTCGGATGAGAACCTTG ACATAGGAAATGATGATAACAAGGTGTTGCCCAAGAAAACGAGAAAGACCCATGCACAGCTGT GTACCGAAGTTTGGCGGAAGACGCACGCTCAATTGGTCGCCGAGGTAACAGCCTTGCGGCCACGTAAGTCCCATGCTGAGCTCGAAGCGGAAGTTTTCCCGGGTGGTTTGCCTGAAGCCAAGTTCGTACCCCAGGCTGAGCCTAGCACCCCGACACTTTCGGTCACAGAAATTCATAGCGAAGAGTCAAAGCCTGTAGCTAAACCTGTACTTGAGCAGCTGGTCCCAGTTTCCGCCCCAGCTCCAGTACCAAAGTCTGCGCCTGCGCCTGCTCCTGCTGTAGCAGCCCTGCGCCGACAACGTTCCGGGACCATTATGCGTTCTTCGCCGACTGAGTCACTTCCGTCGCCTTCACCTTCTCAAGATGCCGGTGTTGACCTGGGGCGTTCCCGGTCTATGGTCGAGGTACGAACGAAAATGCTTGAACGAGCACCCGCTAGGTCACAGACAGGGGGGCCCCAAGAGTCGCCAGCTAGAACCCTTGTCCGCCAAAAGAGCGCCTCATTTGAGCGGGCGAAATCACTATTTCATACTCCTGAAGAAACAAAGCCTGAAGGCTCACAGACTCCCTCTGTTCGTTCAGTGCCTATGCGACGGGTGACAAAACTGGACATGTCCAAGTTTGGGTTTGCCTAA
- a CDS encoding patatin-like phospholipase protein, whose amino-acid sequence MDMTSSDQPSFLDSELRRDYINEDHILAFAKALESDELTTLQDDSSPSLPGTPRTIHAERIRKVSALSDFAPINQRVKRRRRGLLPPRRRELLYHIVRWPLLGLLFLVIFFEFYAYVWIRQCVNALEWLLAWRGKKGKLRANLRKARTYEEWKEAARVMDEYLGFEEWKQVDEDPYYDWTLVYRSLKSFRARDDARGVLGVLEVCIRANFAGIESTRIYSETFLGTKNLIESYLDEVTSALAYIRETPQLSPEEKRRFFRSANKNLGASALCLSGGASFGYYHFGVVRAFLDAGQLPRVIAGTSAGGLVAALVCTRTDDELKELLVPQLADRITACEEPFRVWWRRFRVTGARFDTPQWARKACWFTRGSLTFREAYQRTGRVLNISVIPFDQHSPTKLLNHLTAPDCLIWSAIIASAAVPGILNPVVLMQKTRSGAIVPWNYGSRFKDGSLRVDIPLQSLNLLFNVNHPIVSQVNPHVHLFFFAPRGSAGKPVAHRKGKGWRGGFLLSAAEQYLKLELTKNFKVIRDLELLPRLLGQDWSGVFTQRFEGSVTIWPRTTIMDWLNILSDPDEAELERMMSVGKRVSWPKLHLIENRTRLEREIYKGRKAFRQTPIKSAAPDVDIGADAEPSTNEVLSPPPNENKQFELGEFAAGTMAGLQAKNKLLALDNGQDGEDEQLPMDSDAERGFVTGSQKFFKRPHHHHNLRDVANRLKAHENGTSLIPPSNDDRSPSPSPTSLRRRHHDPLSIQSPSPRPGHQRSPSFIERLRKSPLSALSFRSRSPAGRNTVRDDDGWSESSSSSEEEWIGGASPAVFRKGAELDEDI is encoded by the exons ATGGATATGACGTCCAGCGACCAGCCCAGCTTTCTCGACAGTGAGCTCAGACGTGATTATATCAATGAGGA CCATATTCTTGCGTTCGCCAAGGCACTCGAGTCCGATGAGCTAACAACACTCCAAGACGATTCTTCCCCCTCACTCCCCGGTACTCCTCGGACCATACACGCAGAACGTATCCGAAAAGTCTCTGCGCTCAGTGACTTCGCCCCAATTAATCAACGAGTCAAACG ACGACGGCggggccttcttcctccACGTCGCCGGGAGCTCCTATACCATATTGTCCGATGGCCTCTTCTT GGACTACTATTTCTAGTAATATTCTTCGAGTTTTATGCCTACGTATGGATCCGACAGTGTGTAAACGCCCTCGAGTGGCTCTTGGCTT GGCGAGGCAAGAAGGGCAAGCTTAGAGCCAACCTTCGTAAAGCTCGGACGTAtgaagaatggaaagaagctgCTCGTGTTATGGACGAGTACCTTGGATTTGAGGAATGGAAACAG GTCGACGAAGATCCATATTACGACTGGACGCTG GTGTACCGCTCTCTCAAATCTTTCCGGGCTAGAGATGATGCCCGCGGTGTACTGGGTGTTCTTGAAGTCTGTATTCGTGCAAACTTTGCTGGGATTGAAAGCACCCGAATTTACAGCGAG ACATTTCTAGGCACCAAAAACCTGATTGAGTCGTACTTAGACGAAGTAACCTCTGCTCTCGCCTACATTAGGGAGACTCCTCAACTTTCACCCGAAGAGAAACGACGCTTTTTCCGTTCTGCGAACAAGAACCTTGGTGCTTCAGCACTCTGTCTATCTGGTGGTGCCTCGTTTGGCTACTACCACTTTGGAGTCGTTCGTGCGTTCCTTGATGCGGGACAATTACCTCGTGTTATAGCAGGAACTAGTGCTGGTGGATTGGTGGCCGCACTCGTATGCACACGAACGGATGATGAGCTGAAAGAGCTATTGGTACCTCAACTGGCAGACAGGATCACAGCGTGTGAAGAACCATTCAGGGTATGGTGGAGGCGCTTTAGGGTGACTGGAGCCAGGTTTGATACACCTCAATGGGCGAGAAAG GCGTGTTGGTTCACTCGTGGATCACTTACATTTCGAGAAGCGTACCAGCGCACTGGGAGGGTGCTCAACATATCTGTCATCCCATTTGATCAACACTCGCCGACTAAACTACTCAACCACTTGACTGCTCCTGACTGTCTTATCTGGAG TGCTATCATAGCTAGTGCAGCCGTACCCGGGATCCTTAACCCCGTAGTGCTTATGCAAAAGACGAGGTCTGGTGCAATTGTGCCGTGGAACTATGGATCGAGATTCAAAGACGGGAGTCTGAG AGTTGATATCCCACTACAGAGTCTAAATTTGCTATTCAACG TCAATCACCCAATCGTCTCACAAGTAAACCCTCATGTCCAtctcttcttctttgctCCACGAGGGTCGGCTGGAAAACCCGTCGCACATCGAAAGGGCAAAGGTTGGCGAGGCGGGTTTTTATTGTCGGCAGCGGAGCAGTACTTGAAACTCGAGTTGACCAAGAACTTCAAG GTCATCCGTGACTTGGAGCTTCTCCCTCGATTGCTGGGTCAAGATTGGTCTGGTGTATTTACCCAGAGGTTTGAGGGCTCTGTTACAATTTGGCCCCGGACTACAATAATG GACTGGCTCAATATTTTGAGTGACCCTGATGAGGCCGAACTGGAACGTATGATGTCGGTCGGAAAACGTGTATCATGGCCCAAG CTCCACTTGATCGAAAACCGAACACGCCTCGAACGGGAGATCTACAAAGGCCGAAAAGCGTTCCGTCAGACTCCAATCAAATCAGCTGCACCGGACGTAGACattggtgcagatgctgagcCAAGTACAAATGAAGTCCTATCCCCTCCTCCAAATGAGAACAAGCAATTTGAATTGGGCGAGTTCGCAGCTGGAACAATGGCGGGATTACAAGCAAAGAACAAGCTGCTGGCGTTGGACAATGGACAAGACGGCGAGGACGAGCAGTTGCCGATGGACTCAGACGCCGAACGCGGGTTTGTCACTGGATCGCAAAAGTTCTTCAAGCGACCGCATCACCATCACAATTTACGCGACGTTGCTAATCGATTGAAGGCGCATGAAAATGGGACATCTCTTATTCCTCCATCTAATGATGATAGAAGTCCGAGCCCAAGCCCTACATCCCTGCGACGTCGACATCATGATCCTTTATCTATCCAATCCCCTTCTCCCCGCCCAGGACACCAACGTTCGCCAAGCTTCATAGAGAGGCTTAGAAAGAGTCCTCTTTCAGCACTTTCATTCCGGAGCCGAAGTCCTGCAGGGAGGAACACGGTCCGGGACGATGATGGCTGGAGCGAGAGCAGTTCGAGCAGTGAAGAAGAGTGGATCGGAGGAGCGTCCCCAGCTGTTTTCAGAAAGGGAGCAGAGCTGGATGAAGATATTTAG
- a CDS encoding PUB domain-containing protein, which translates to MSSPSSPQSPLQADPNRVAQAALQRIAQPVNPGETEELRYEHERPIRQKFRRLVDPGIVRDNSEADAKRALGVLLKLAENLLSDPENPKFREFKSTNTTIQRALIDPKGAIEFAIEMGFRATVHEFQPKYVWHSSPENLIALRVGRDVLKGHIELATSKEERTDLSQRMAKAEKTAAVQNALLAFEDDRKRRKALDQRMKQDGYPTTPSKVPTTVVPPASPQFSIQGEGQTLGTASARRGFVHEDEDKTATEY; encoded by the exons ATGTCTAGCCCCTCGAGCCCACAATCTCCTCTACAAGCTGACCCGAATCGAGTCGCACAAGCTGCACTGCAAAGAATAGCCCAACCAGTGAATCCTGGAGAGACTGAAGAGCTGCGGTACGAGCATGAGCGGCCTATTAGACAGAAGTTCCGACGACTGGTGGACCCAGGGATTGTGCGCGACAATAGCGAAGCTGATGCAAAGAGA GCACTTGGC GTATTGCTGAAATTAGCAGAAAACTTGCTCTCTGACCCCGAGAACCCCAAGTTTCGAGAGTTCAAATCGACTAATACT ACGATCCAACGTGCGCTGATTGATCCAAAAGGAGCGATAGAATTTGCGATTGAA ATGGGATTTCGAGCTACCGTACACGAATTCCAACCTAAATACGTCTGGCACTCTAGTCCGGAAAATCTTATTGCGCTTCGAGTTGGCAGGGACGTCCTGAAAGGACATATTGAGCTCGCAACTTCAAAAGAGGAGCGAACTGATTTAAGCCAGCGGATGGCCAAGGCAGAGAAAACGGCGGCGGTTCAGAAT GCGCTATTGGCCTTTGAGGATGATCGTAAACGTAGGAAAGCACTAGATCAGCGCATGAAACAGGATGGCTATCCGACCACTCCTTCCAAAGTCCCAACAACAGTAGTTCCACCAGCTTCTCCTCAATTCAGTATCCAAGGAGAGGGGCAAACACTGGGCACCGCGTCTGCTCGTCGGGGATTTGTGCATGAAGACGAGGATAAGACTGCCACAGAGTACTAA